In one Alistipes sp. ZOR0009 genomic region, the following are encoded:
- a CDS encoding sensor histidine kinase, translating to MNKKQIWLLISIIFLSSVGLILVQTIWIQNSLKIKEDELEDQLDNVIRQVVQNVQQSEILSQTQRSISPYSSKEGVNPFSEDQYDIIKKTRSSIRTISKNEKIYSVDPKDSARFIKQIKGTIGDSNAASSLISSVYNFDSKISDRLDGDRMSFPLNEKYRRKTVFITETIDKLIRIEEPITQRVSKQQLDSLIKKELKDRGIKIPFEFAVTDEGANVIFMTDNFTRNPKDALPIHQQLSPEGYRKTSFLHVNFPNTQKVAFRSMAILALVSVGLTLIIIFAFSLTLLVIFKQKKLSEIKNDFVSNMTHELKTPISTISLAAQMLQDKNLPSSAKNYDYLSKIVGDESKRLGFLVEKVLQMAIFDKGKLKLKEKEINVHQIASKVCDNMQLQLNSKGAVLERSLLAEKHIILADEVHITNIIANLLDNALKYSKEKPKIRLSTYNKDAGLVIEVQDNGIGISKENLKRIFEQFYRVPTGNVHNVKGFGLGLSYVKKIVEAHGGRIWADSEMGMGSTFSIYIPFKSELSNN from the coding sequence ATGAACAAAAAACAAATTTGGCTTTTAATTTCCATTATATTTTTAAGTTCTGTAGGATTGATACTCGTTCAAACAATCTGGATTCAGAATTCTCTTAAAATAAAGGAAGACGAGTTGGAGGATCAGCTCGATAACGTAATTCGGCAAGTCGTTCAAAATGTTCAGCAAAGTGAGATACTTAGCCAAACACAGCGCTCTATTTCTCCATATTCAAGCAAAGAAGGGGTTAACCCTTTTTCTGAAGATCAGTACGACATCATAAAAAAAACGCGATCTTCTATAAGAACAATAAGCAAAAACGAAAAAATATATAGTGTTGATCCGAAAGATTCCGCTCGGTTTATAAAGCAAATCAAGGGTACAATTGGTGACAGCAATGCGGCAAGTAGCCTAATTAGTAGCGTATATAATTTTGATAGTAAAATATCGGATAGGTTAGATGGAGATAGAATGAGCTTTCCTCTAAATGAAAAGTATAGAAGGAAAACAGTTTTTATCACAGAAACTATTGATAAGCTGATTCGCATTGAAGAGCCTATTACGCAGCGAGTTTCAAAGCAACAGCTCGACTCTTTGATAAAAAAAGAGCTAAAAGATAGGGGAATTAAGATCCCATTTGAATTTGCAGTTACAGATGAGGGTGCGAATGTTATTTTTATGACGGATAATTTTACCCGAAACCCGAAGGACGCTCTGCCGATACATCAGCAGCTTTCTCCTGAAGGCTACCGAAAGACATCTTTCCTGCATGTTAACTTTCCAAATACGCAAAAAGTAGCCTTTAGGTCAATGGCTATTTTAGCTTTAGTGTCGGTTGGATTAACTTTAATCATAATTTTTGCCTTTTCTCTAACTTTACTTGTTATATTTAAACAAAAGAAGCTATCCGAAATTAAAAACGATTTCGTTAGCAATATGACGCACGAACTAAAAACGCCAATATCTACAATTTCGCTTGCTGCTCAGATGCTGCAGGACAAAAATTTACCAAGTTCGGCAAAAAATTATGACTATCTTTCGAAGATAGTTGGTGATGAAAGTAAAAGGTTAGGATTTCTTGTCGAAAAGGTGCTACAGATGGCAATCTTTGATAAGGGCAAGCTGAAATTGAAAGAAAAAGAAATAAATGTACATCAAATAGCAAGTAAGGTTTGTGATAACATGCAGCTGCAGCTGAATAGTAAAGGGGCAGTACTAGAACGGTCTCTTTTGGCAGAAAAACATATAATTTTGGCAGATGAGGTGCATATTACAAATATTATAGCTAACTTGTTGGACAATGCGTTAAAGTACAGTAAGGAAAAACCTAAAATAAGGTTGAGTACATACAATAAGGATGCTGGTCTCGTTATAGAAGTGCAAGATAACGGAATCGGGATTAGCAAGGAGAACTTGAAACGCATATTTGAGCAGTTTTACCGAGTCCCAACCGGAAATGTTCATAACGTTAAGGGATTTGGCTTAGGACTGAGTTACGTAAAAAAGATTGTTGAAGCGCATGGAGGACGTATCTGGGCCGATAGTGAAATGGGCATGGGGAGTACCTTCAGCATCTACATACCATTTAAAAGTGAACTAAGTAACAATTAA